GCCGGCACCGGCGCGTCGCGGGCGCCCCACCAGGCGATCGGCAGCAGCAGGACCAGCACCCCGACGCCCAGCATCACGCTCGCCCCGCGCCAGCCGACGACGTCGATGAGCCACTGCGCGAGCGGCCCGAAGACGAACACGCCGATACCCATCCCCGAGAACGCGAGCCCCACCATGCGGCCCCGGCGCTCCACCACCCAGCGCGAGAGCAGCACGCCCATGGGCACCCAGCCCAGCGCGACGATCCCCATCGCCCCCAGGACGCCGGTATAGAGGTACAGGTGCCACGGCGCCTGGATGGTGCCGGCCAGGATCGAGGAGCCCCCCAGCAGCACGACGCCCAGGAGAATCACCCGCCGTGGGCCCAGCCGGTCCACGACGATGCCCGTCACCGGCGCCAGCACGCCCTGTACCATCGTGGAGACCGACATCGCTCCCGCGGTGAGGGCGCGCGACCAGCGAAATTCCTCGATGAGCGGGACGAAGAAGATGGAGAAGGAGAAGAAGAGGCCGTAGGCGGCGGCCAGGATCAGCCAGACGACGCCGACGATGCGCCTGCGCGCGTTCAGGACGAGGCGTCCACCACGGCGCCCTGCCGGTCGACCTCGAGCGCCTGCGCGCGGCCGACGATCCCCGCGCGGCCCAGCGCCTGCTCCATGGCGCGGGCGACGGCGTCGGCGGCGCCGGCTGCGGTGGCGACGACGGCCAGCAGCGACGGGCCGGCCCCGCTCAGCACACAGCCCAGCGCGCCCGCCCGCCGCGCCGCCGCCACCACGCCGGGCATCCAGGGAAAGAGGCGCAGCCGATGCGGCTCGTGCAGGCGATCCTCCAGCGCGATGCTCAGCGCGTCGGGACGGTTGGCCTGGAGGCTCGCCAGCAGGAGCGCGACGCGCTGGACGTTGAAGACGGCGTCCTCTCGCGCGACGGTGGCCGGCAGAACGGCGCGGGCCTCGGCGGTCGCGCTGGTGATGTCCGGGACCAGCGCGATCCAGCGCAGGCCCGCCGGCACCGGGAGCGCCACCGCCGTGGTCCCCTCCGGCCCCGAGCAGGCGACGGTGAGGCCGCCGAGGAGCGCGGCGGCGACATTGTCGGGATGGCCCTCGGCGCGGGCCGCCAGCCCCAGCAGCGTGTTGCGGTCCAGCGGCGAGCCCAGCAGCGCATTGCCGGCGACCAGTCCGCCCACCCAGGCCGCGGCGCTCGAGCCGAGCCCGCGCGCCAGCGGGATGCGGTTCACGCAGGCGAGCGCGCAGCCGCGGAAGGCGTGGCCCCCGGCCTCGTAGGCGGCCTGGACGCCGCGCGCGACGACGTTACGCTCGTTCGGTGCCAGCCGGCCCTTGCCTTCGCCCTCGATGGTGACGGTCACGCGGTCGGATTCCTCGGCGACGACCTCGTTGTAGAGGGCAAGCGCGAGTCCCAGCGAATCGAAGCCGGGACCGAGGTTCGCCGAGGTGGCGGGAACGCGGACGTGAACGCGCCGAGGCGTCACCGCGAGCGCCTAGTGCCGTTCCAACTATTCGCGCCAAGGGAGGCGCCGTGTACTACACGTACGTGTTGCGGAGTGATCGAGATCAACGGCTCTACACCGGAACGACGCACGACCTCCGCACCCGAATCAAGCTGCACGCTGGCGGAAAGGTGC
The genomic region above belongs to Candidatus Methylomirabilota bacterium and contains:
- the thrB gene encoding homoserine kinase → MTPRRVHVRVPATSANLGPGFDSLGLALALYNEVVAEESDRVTVTIEGEGKGRLAPNERNVVARGVQAAYEAGGHAFRGCALACVNRIPLARGLGSSAAAWVGGLVAGNALLGSPLDRNTLLGLAARAEGHPDNVAAALLGGLTVACSGPEGTTAVALPVPAGLRWIALVPDITSATAEARAVLPATVAREDAVFNVQRVALLLASLQANRPDALSIALEDRLHEPHRLRLFPWMPGVVAAARRAGALGCVLSGAGPSLLAVVATAAGAADAVARAMEQALGRAGIVGRAQALEVDRQGAVVDASS